The following coding sequences lie in one Pseudorasbora parva isolate DD20220531a chromosome 18, ASM2467924v1, whole genome shotgun sequence genomic window:
- the setb gene encoding SET nuclear proto-oncogene b isoform X1 — MSASAAKVSRKEQNSNHDGADETSEKEQQEAIEHIDEVQNEIDRLNEQASEEILKVEQKYNKLRQPFFQKRSELIAKIPNFWVTTFVNHPQVSALLGEEDEEALHYLTRVEVTEFEDIKSGYRIDFYFDENPYFENKVLSKEFHLNESGDPSSKSTEIKWKAGKDLTKRTGQTPNKAGKKRQHEEPESFFTWFTDHSDAGADELGEVIKDDIWPNPLQYYLVPDMDDEEGEGEEDDDEEEEEGLEDIDEEGDEDEGEEDEEDDGEDG, encoded by the exons ATGTCGGCGTCGGCGGCGAAAGTGAGCCGAAAGGAGCAGAACTCGAATCACGACGGAGCGGACGAGACCTCGG AAAAAGAGCAACAGGAGGCAATTGAACACATTGACGAAGTACAGAATGAAATCGACAG ATTGAATGAGCAGGCGAGTGAGGAAATTTTAAAAGTAGAGCAGAAGTACAATAAGCTACGTCAGCCATTCTTCCAGAAGAGATCAGAACTCATAGCCAAAATTCCAAACTTCTGGGTCACAACATTCGTCAACCATCCACAAG TCTCAGCCTTGCTCGGTGAGGAGGATGAAGAAGCACTTCATTACCTGACCAGAGTGGAGGTCACAGAGTTTGAGGACATCAAATCGGGTTACAGAATAGATTTT TACTTTGATGAAAATCCATACTTTGAAAACAAAGTCCTCTCAAAAGAGTTTCATTTGAATGAGAGTGGTGACCCATCTTCAAAATCCACTGAAATCAAATGGAAGGCTGGAAAG GACCTGACGAAGCGTACTGGACAGACACCGAACAAGGCAGGGAAGAAACGGCAACATGAAGAGCCAGAGAGCTTCTTCACCTGGTTTACCGATCACTCTGATGCAGGGGCTGATGAACTCGGGGAGGTCATTAAAGATGACATCTGGCCCAACCCCCTGCAGTACTACCTG GTCCCTGATATGGATGATGAAGAGGGTGAAGGTGAGGAAGATGAcgatgaggaagaggaggagggtTTGGAGGACATTGATGAAGAGGGGGATGAGGATGAAGGAGAGGAAGACGAAGAGGACGATGGAGAAGATG GATGA
- the setb gene encoding SET nuclear proto-oncogene b isoform X2: MSASAAKVSRKEQNSNHDGADETSEKEQQEAIEHIDEVQNEIDRLNEQASEEILKVEQKYNKLRQPFFQKRSELIAKIPNFWVTTFVNHPQVSALLGEEDEEALHYLTRVEVTEFEDIKSGYRIDFYFDENPYFENKVLSKEFHLNESGDPSSKSTEIKWKAGKDLTKRTGQTPNKAGKKRQHEEPESFFTWFTDHSDAGADELGEVIKDDIWPNPLQYYLVPDMDDEEGEGEEDDDEEEEEGLEDIDEEGDEDEGEEDEEDDGEDGEDDGEDD, encoded by the exons ATGTCGGCGTCGGCGGCGAAAGTGAGCCGAAAGGAGCAGAACTCGAATCACGACGGAGCGGACGAGACCTCGG AAAAAGAGCAACAGGAGGCAATTGAACACATTGACGAAGTACAGAATGAAATCGACAG ATTGAATGAGCAGGCGAGTGAGGAAATTTTAAAAGTAGAGCAGAAGTACAATAAGCTACGTCAGCCATTCTTCCAGAAGAGATCAGAACTCATAGCCAAAATTCCAAACTTCTGGGTCACAACATTCGTCAACCATCCACAAG TCTCAGCCTTGCTCGGTGAGGAGGATGAAGAAGCACTTCATTACCTGACCAGAGTGGAGGTCACAGAGTTTGAGGACATCAAATCGGGTTACAGAATAGATTTT TACTTTGATGAAAATCCATACTTTGAAAACAAAGTCCTCTCAAAAGAGTTTCATTTGAATGAGAGTGGTGACCCATCTTCAAAATCCACTGAAATCAAATGGAAGGCTGGAAAG GACCTGACGAAGCGTACTGGACAGACACCGAACAAGGCAGGGAAGAAACGGCAACATGAAGAGCCAGAGAGCTTCTTCACCTGGTTTACCGATCACTCTGATGCAGGGGCTGATGAACTCGGGGAGGTCATTAAAGATGACATCTGGCCCAACCCCCTGCAGTACTACCTG GTCCCTGATATGGATGATGAAGAGGGTGAAGGTGAGGAAGATGAcgatgaggaagaggaggagggtTTGGAGGACATTGATGAAGAGGGGGATGAGGATGAAGGAGAGGAAGACGAAGAGGACGATGGAGAAGATGGTGAG GATGATGGGGAGGATGATTAA
- the dync2i2 gene encoding WD repeat-containing protein 34 — MFTDETLDLIGAESTWRKSHQQTQESRGCQTLPVRTAEVETQSKDVLENGTQTEDQISETLSLDRDRSDFPGLVDFLRRVEDVVIRELVKNSKSHAFDGFEVNWEDQNESVSCMYRLQYVDAQERGLQVTSVSWNCTGSVIACGFGRVDDGDWSNEKAYVCTWNLDRQNLNPMRPDVIIDVATPIMCLCFHPLRPSLFAGGLYSGEVVVWDTSRSQDLILAQTGMSADTHREPVYQVNWVPGARRGEFVVLSAGSGGRVLLWTIDGAEAKLLLSSGYALVPHQMPQSGVASKTRGSTTIGVTSVALSPWDLDTFLVGSEGGLVLKCSFSSETVAAVPPDGESVSLRAPMQFSFSPRGGPIHSLHFSPFHRNLFVSVGTDGLAHLHSVLQPRPLLSLRVSDSYVFWVRWSPTRPLVFAAVTGQGLVQMFDLGRRSLRPTATIDQNTGGQPSYCLEFNPKHTNLMAVGNADGTINIWQLSAELTEQGAKEATILEQLANEVTD; from the exons ATGTTCACGGATGAAACGCTTGACTTAATTGGTGCTGAATCCACATGGAGAAAGTCACATCAGCAAACGCAAGAATCC AGAGGCTGTCAAACTCTTCCAGTTCGCACAGCAGAGGTTGAAACTCAGTCCAAAGATGTGTTGGAAAACGGCACACAGACAGAAGACCAGATCAGCGAAACACTCTCCCTAGATCGAGACAGGTCTGACTTTCCTGGTTTAGTGGACTTTTTGCGTCGTGTTGAAGATGTGGTTATCAGAGAACTGGTGAAAAACTCCAAGAGTCACGCTTTTGATGGGTTCGAGGTCAACTGGGAGGATCAGAATGAGTCG GTGTCCTGCATGTACCGCCTTCAGTATGTTGACGCTCAGGAAAGGGGTCTGCAAGTCACCAGTGTGTCCTGGAACTGCACTGGCTCGGTCATAGCCTGTGGATTTGGCCG TGTGGATGATGGCGATTGGAGCAATGAAAAGGCTTATGTGTGCACGTGGAACCTGGACCGGCAGAACCTAAACCCAATGCGGCCAGATGTGATCATTGATGTGGCCACTCCCATCATGTGTTTGTGCTTCCATCCTTTGAGGCCATCTCTATTTGCTG GGGGGCTGTACAGTGGCGAGGTGGTGGTCTGGGACACCAGCCGCTCACAGGACCTCATTTTGGCTCAGACCGGAATGTCTGCAGATACCCACCGTGAACCAGTTTATCAG GTAAACTGGGTCCCAGGAGCTCGCCGAGGGGAGTTTGTTGTACTGAGTGCTGGTTCAGGAGGAAGAGTTCTGTTGTGGACTATTGATGGGGCCGAAGCCAAACTCCTCTTGAGTTCTGGATATGCCCTTGTCCCACATCAAATGCCTCAAAGTGGGGTCGCAAGCAAG ACCCGAGGAAGCACCACTATAGGAGTAACCTCAGTTGCGCTTTCCCCGTGGGACCTGGACACATTCTTGGTGGGCTCAGAAGGAGGTCTTGTGCTCAAATGCTCCTTCAGCAGTGAGACAGTAGCAGCAGTGCCCCCTGATGGTGAGAGCGTGAGTCTGCGCGCCCCAATGCAATTCTCTTTCTCACCACGAGGGGGCCCTATACACTCACTCCACTTCTCACCCTTCCACAG GAATCTTTTTGTAAGTGTTGGGACGGATGGTTTAGCTCATCTGCACAGTGTGCTCCAGCCCCGTCCCCTGCTGTCTCTACGGGTGTCCGATTCATATGTGTTTTGGGTGAGGTGGTCACCTACACGCCCTCTAGTCTTTGCAGCAGTCACAGGGCAAG GTTTGGTCCAAATGTTTGATTTGGGTAGAAGGTCTTTAAGGCCAACCGCCACAATAGACCAGAACACAGGAGGTCAGCCATCTTATTGCCTGGAGTTCAACCCCAAACACACAAATCTGATGGCAGTGGGCAATGCGGATGGTACCATCAACATCTGGCAGCTCAGTGCGGAGTTAACGGAACAAGGTGCAAAGGAGGCAACAATACTGGAACAGCTGGCCAATGAGGTGACAGACTGA